In the Malania oleifera isolate guangnan ecotype guangnan chromosome 1, ASM2987363v1, whole genome shotgun sequence genome, one interval contains:
- the LOC131150524 gene encoding uncharacterized protein At5g41620-like produces the protein MKISSRAELPTVVFSKALSVVPDSDLLNKRKPSRRKVKNPSFSGHGVRLRRDGAPSGRRSRPETPLLTWKYDDREKDASAKEEDDDKEVKKLPECRRKIRQKVRRRPEVTVSARKLAAGLWRLRPPEIYPDGGGRGKSGDRLGFQSSLSNMGMLAYHHNSRAYNSEAKDLIRSSHSLSGPKNGFLYKLEPSLQIPNSAMEGATKWDPVCSKSTDEVPRFYSHIKLLDQQVGAVSVISALESELEQAHARIQELETERRLSKKKFEHFVRKLSEERASWRSREHEKIRAVIDDVKADLSRERKNRQRIELVNSKLVSELADVKLSAKRFVQDYEKERKARELIEEVCDELAKEIGEDKAEIEGLKRESMKLREEVEEERKMLQMAEVWREERVQMKLVDVKVAVDEKYTQMNKLVEALKNFLRSRNASPDGKEMREAELLLRAAASVNVKDIREFAYEPPNPDDIFAVFEDVNCGEHNEREIETCAAHSPASHDSKIHTVSPEVNVLNNNSSQRHSKAFMHQNGDIEEEEDEEEEEEEEEEESGWETVSHPEDRGSSYSPDGSDLSANKVRRISNVSRSGTEWEENVGEETPVTEISEVCSVPTRQLKKSSISRFWKSCPNNGDYKIITVEGVKGRLSNGRSSNGSIVSPDRGSDKGGLSPSDFMGRWSSPDSANPHVNRVMKGCIEWPRNMQKSSLKSKLLEARMESQKIQLRQVLKQKI, from the exons ATGAAGATTTCGAGCAGAGCTGAGCTCCCGACGGTCGTATTTTCCAAAGCTCTGAGCGTGGTTCCGGACTCAGATCTCCTCAACAAGAGGAAGCCGTCTCGCCGGAAAgtcaaaaaccctagtttctccGGCCACGGCGTCCGCCTGAGGAGGGACGGAGCCCCGTCGGGGAGGAGGAGCCGACCTGAGACCCCTCTGTTGACGTGGAAGTACGATGACAGAGAGAAGGATGCGTCCGCAAAGGAGGAGGACGACGACAAGGAAGTGAAGAAGTTACCGGAATGCCGTCGGAAAATTCGTCAGAAAGTGAGGAGACGCCCGGAGGTGACTGTCTCGGCGAGGAAGCTTGCAGCCGGGCTCTGGAGGTTGAGGCCGCCGGAGATTTATCCCGACGGCGGTGGTAGAGGGAAGAGCGGGGATCGGTTAGGGTTTCAG TCCAGTCTGAGCAACATGGGGATGTTGGCGTATCATCACAATAGTCGAGCATATAACTCTGAGGCAAAGGATCTGATACGAAGCTCGCATTCCTTATCTGGGCCAAAAAATGGATTTCTCTATAAG CTTGAACCGTCACTTCAGATTCCCAACTCTGCGATGGAGGGAGCAACAAAGTGGGACCCTGTCTGCTCAAAATCAACAGATGAGGTTCCTCGGTTTTATAGCCACATTAAGCTTCTTGACCAACAAGTAGGTGCTGTTTCAGTGATTTCTGCACTTGAATCAGAACTTGAGCAGGCTCATGCTCGCATTCAAGAGCTGGAGACCGAGCGGCGGTTGTCAAAAAAGAAATTTGAGCACTTTGTAAGGAAACTCAGTGAGGAAAGGGCCTCATGGCGTAGCAGAGAGCATGAGAAAATTCGTGCAGTAATTGATGATGTTAAAGCTGACTTGAGCCGAGAAAGGAAAAATCGCCAACGGATTGAATTGGTTAACTCCAAGTTGGTCAGTGAGCTGGCTGATGTGAAGTTATCAGCCAAGCGATTTGTGCAAGACTATGAAAAAGAGAGAAAGGCCAGAGAGTTGATAGAGGAAGTATGTGATGAGCTAGCAAAGGAAATTGGAGAAGACAAAGCAGAAATCGAAGGATTAAAGAGGGAATCAATGAAGCTCCGGGAGGAGGTGGAAGAGGAGAGGAAGATGTTGCAGATGGCTGAGGTATGGCGGGAAGAACGTGTTCAAATGAAGCTGGTTGATGTGAAGGTGGCTGTGGATGAGAAGTATACTCAAATGAACAAACTTGTAGAAGCTCTGAAGAATTTTCTCAGGTCAAGAAACGCAAGCCCTGACGGCAAGGAAATGAGAGAAGCAGAGTTACTTTTGCGAGCTGCTGCGTCTGTGAATGTTAAAGATATCAGGGAGTTTGCTTATGAACCCCCAAATCCAGATGACATTTTTGCTGTTTTTGAAGATGTTAATTGCGGTGAACACAATGAGAGGGAGATTGAAACATGTGCTGCGCACAGTCCTGCCAGCCATGATTCCAAAATTCACACAGTGAGTCCTGAAGTTAATGTGCTTAACAACAACAGCAGTCAGAGGCATTCAAAGGCCTTTATGCATCAAAATGGTgatattgaagaagaagaagacgaagaagaagaagaagaagaagaagaagaagagagtggGTGGGAAACCGTGAGTCATCCTGAGGATCGGGGCTCAAGCTACTCACCTGATGGGAGTGATCTGTCTGCTAACAAGGTCCGTCGAATCAGCAATGTGTCAAGGAGTGGAACAGAATGGGAAGAAAATGTTGGTGAGGAAACACCTGTTACTGAAATCAGTGAAGTTTGCTCAGTACCAACCAGGCAGTTGAAGAAGTCATCCATCTCAAGGTTCTGGAAATCATGCCCAAATAATGGTGACTATAAGATAATTACAGTTGAGGGAGTTAAAGGCAGGCTCTCAAATGGTAGGAGTTCCAATGGGAGCATTGTCTCTCCAGATCGAGGCTCAGATAAAGGAGGGCTTAGCCCCTCAGATTTCATGGGGCGTTGGAGTTCACCTGACTCGGCAAATCCTCACGTGAATCGGGTGATGAAAGGGTGCATTGAGTGGCCCCGTAATATGCAGAAGAGCAGCCTGAAATCAAAATTATTGGAGGCAAGGATggaaagtcaaaagatccaattACGACAAGTTCTTAAACAGAAGATATAG